The Clostridium aceticum genomic interval TTCACCAGTCGTAACTGACGTAGTCCTTTCAATTGATGAGAGATAGCAGAAACACTAATGTTTACCGTATCCGCTAAGTGCTCAACACACAACTCATTAGCCTCCATTAATGCAAATATTATTCTTAACCGTGTTTGACTTCCCATGACTTTAAAGAGTTCTTCTAGCCGAAGAAAAAATACATCTTCAGGCATTTCTCTTTTTACTTTTTGAAGAGCCTCTTCACTTGAGCATTTGTGGTCACTGGTGCAAATATGACCATCTAAACACTTTTGTTCAAAAGAACAGTCTTTTTTCATAACATAATCCTCCTCTACACTGATTTTTTTCTTTACTACTTAGTGTCTAACCATACAAGTTGTAATAAAACTTTTACAACTTAGTGTACAATAGCGGAGTCATGGGGACGGTTCATCTGGCAGACATGTTTTTATGTGCCTGAGGAACTATCCCTGTAGCGCAGCGAATGTAATATATTTACTACAACTTATATATACTAATTTTATTGAGTATTTGAATATATATTCAAATACTCAATAAAATTAGTATAACAGTCTCTGTTAAATTTGTAAATAATTTTTTTGTCCATAGACAGGGACATATCTAGGGAAATAAGGGGACGGGGTTGTCGCTTCTTTGTTATAACTTCATTACTACTCTCTTTATTATATTTAATAAATAACGCTATAGCTAGATCTATGTTTCTCATAACTCCTGCTTTTATTATGATATATTCCTACTTTGATTTTTTTATTGCCCTTTTTGGCATACTATCACCTCAAGATAAAGCCGCTTAGGAAAGCAGCAACTCCGTCCCTTTGCTTCCAAAACTAAAACTACGATACACGTTGAAGGTATCGTAGTTTTAGTTTTTTAGCAATAAGTTTAAAGTGAATTTACTACCCTAATAATAAACCTTTCTGCATACATCTTTTGGGGTAGCAAATTGATATTATTACGAAAATACTTTGTGATTACTTAAAGGGATCTCGATTGGGGATTGTGTGTGGTGAAATTTGGATTTATTGCTTTTGTAGTTTATAAATATCTGAAAACTCTATATTTATTTTTTCTACATTGTTTTGTTGTTTGACTTCTGCTTTTATTATATTACTATCTTCTGGGACTGTTTTTACCGGTATTTCAATAAGAAACTCTGTCCCTTTACCATATTCACTTTGAACAGAAATTTTTCCTGCATGCATAACCACTAGGGATTTAACTAGCGATAGTCCTATACCACTACCTTCATGCCTTCTAGCAAGGGATTTATCCACTTGCCTAAAGCGCTCGAAAATAATTTTTTGTTTATCCTTCGATATACCAATACCTGAATCCTTTACAGAAATTAGAATAGTTGCTCCCTTATCTTTTATATTTAGATTTATACTACCACCCTGGTCAGTAAACTTTACCGCATTTGATAAAAGGTTTAGTATAATTCTTTCAATGCTGTCTAAATCACATGCCGTGATCTTTTCTTCTACATCTGTATCAAATATCAGTCCTATACCTTTATTTTTTATATAATCTGATACTGACAATGCAATATTTTCAACTATGTTTACAATATTATAATTTTTCTGATGGATTTCAAAAAAACCTGCATCAATTTTTGTACTATCAATCATGTTGTTTACAAGTCTTAACTGCCGATAACAGTTTTGTTTTATAATATTAAAATACTTCTCCCGTTTATCAGATCCATCCTTTGTCCCTATACTTTTCCTTTGGCTTTCTAGAAGTTGTAAGGTACTCATGATGACATTCAAAGGCGTCCGAAGTTCATGGGAAAGGTTGCTAAAGAAATCATTTTTCAAATCATCTAATGCAATTGCCTCTTTTAACTCTTCTTTACTTTTACGTTGATTTTCTTCTGCTTCCTTCCGGGCTGTAATATCTACAAGAGAGGTAACAATACCCTTTATAGCATTTTCATTTGTACGGAATGGAGAATATTTTAATATATACCACTTATTGCTCAGGCTCTTGATTTCCTTTTCAACTGGAACTAGGTTATCCATCACATCACGGCACACTTCAATTAAATCCTCATTTTTAAAGTTATGTGATATATGGCTTATTGGGCGCCCTATATCCTGTTCTATAAGATTAATTTCCCTTGCAATCGCTGGTGTAAACTTCCTCACGCATAGGTTGGAATCTAAAAACAAAGTACCTATATCTGTACTGTTTAAGAAATTTGTCATATCATTATTTAAATCAGCCAATTCTTGTATCTTATACTCGTATTGTGTGTTTACAACCATCAATTCTTCATTGACGGACTGAAGTTCTTCATTCGTACTATGCATTTCCTCATTAGAAACCAACAATTCCTCATTGGCTGATTGCAACTCTTCGCTTGACGTCTCTAATTCTTCTATGGTGGATTGAAGGCTCTCCTTGGTATACTGAAGCTCTTGTTCTAAGTCAGCTATACGGCTATGCAATTCGCCTACTGTATCAAAATTTTCAACATAATCTTCGTGGCTGCCACTACTTTGGATTTCTTCAAATATTACATAAATAAGCAAACCACTCTTCTTTGTAAACAGTGGTTTAACAACAAGATTAATGTTGTTTTCCTCTTGAGCTAACTTGACTTTAATATTTGAATAAGCAACTGTTTTCCTCTCTTTTCTAACCTTGCTGATTGCAGTTCCAAGGGCGGTTGATAGCTCCTTCGGCACCATCTTTTGTATGTCATAGCATACCCTTCCCCTGGGTACCTTCAAGTATTTATCCACATCACCACAAATCTGTACAAGTTCACCATTCTCGTCAAGCAGCACACTTGGTGGTAAACATTCTTCTATCAAAATTGTTTGGATACCTTCCATTTCCCACTTGTTCCTTTCTACTCCAGTAAAATAATCTTCTTCAGGTTTTGACTGAATTACCTTGATATCTGTCGATATACCGGAAAAATCCTCTACAGGTGGCCGCTTCTTTATATTATTTCTTTTATAGATCTTCCACTTGGCATCAAATGTAGAAAAATATTTGTCCATTTCTCCGGTAGTTTCACTGGTCCCTAAAAACATAAATCCATTTGTTTCAAGAGCAAACTGAAAAGTTGAGATAATCCTTTTTTGAAGACTAGGTTGGAAATAAATCAATAGATTTCTACAAGTTAAAAGATCAATTTTATAAAAAGGCGGATTGTTTATTACGTTGTGACTTGAAAAAATAACCATTTCACGAATAAATTTTGAAACATGGTAACCATCCCTTTTTTTAATGAAATAACGGTTCAAACGTTCAAGGGATACATCTTCGGCGATACTATCGGGATAAACTCCCTTGCTGGCATATTCTATTGACTTAATGTCAATATCTGTAGCAAAAACCTTTACGGTTATATTTCTTTGAGTATAATCCATATGCTCTTTAAATAATATTGCTATTGAATATGCTTCCTCCCCAGTCGAACATCCAGCCACCCAAACCCTGACGACAGCATTGTCTGTCTTTCTATCAATAATTTCAGGAATAACTTTATTTTTCATCACGTCAAAAGCATTGGAATCCCTAAAGAATCTTGTTACTCCTATCAATAAACTATTGTATAAACACTCTATCTCTTCTGGAGTTTCCTTTAAGTATGAAAGATACTCCTCTAGTGTCTGTATTTGACATATTCTTATCCTTCTATTAAGACATCGCAGGACAGTGCTCTGCTTATAAAGACTGAAATCAGTGGCGTATAGATTTTTAATTAGATTATAAATTTGCGACAAGATATCAGTTGCTTCATCAGATTTTTGCTCTTCGTCTTCTATTACATTCATCAACCAAGATTGATTTATATATTTCAATAATTTTTCAGGCATGCTGGAGGGAGATAAAATAAAGTCGCAGATATTCGTTGCAATCACACTTTTAGGCATTCCATTGAATTTTGCAGTCTTCACATCTTGTGCTATTACAATGCCTCCAGCCTCCTTTATTGCCCTGCAACCCCGTGTACCATCACTTCCTGTACCTGATAGTATGATTCCTATGGATTTTTCATTCATATCTTCTGCCAGTGATTCAAAAAAAGTGTTTATGGTGAGATTAACCTTCTTAATTTGGTTTTGTTCACTTAGTAAAAACTGATTACGTGAAACTTCAACAGTAAACTTTGGAGGGTTTAGGTAAACACATCCTGGGACAATTTTCATTCCCTTCTCTATCTGATATACTTTCATTTCCGTATTTCTGGATAGTATTTCAGGCATGAGACTTTTAAAGTCAGGAGATAAGTGTTGGATTACTACAAAAGCCATATTACTGGCTGGTGGCATGTTTGCAAAAAACTGTTCTAGGGCTTCTAGTCCCCCAGCCGATGCCCCTATACCTACAACATAGAAATCCTCAGTTTCTGTAGATGAACCACTTTTATCTAATTCTGGTTGAATTATTATATTTTGACCTCCATCAAAGGTGCTTGCATCAGCCATCTTATTTTCCCCCTCAAACTGCATATATAAAAATTTTTACAAAATATTTCTGTAAATCTAAATTATACCACATATTTGGTCCTTTTGTACCCTTTTATACATTTTCCTTCAAGCCAATTATGCATATCATGTGCCTTTGGAGCTTTGTATCAAGAAAATATTAAATTATCTTCTGTAAAGTTTCCACCTATACGTCTCATTATCTGTTCTAAAGGTTCCTCCTTTTCCTTAAGCAATAGATGTAAATGATTGTCCATTACGCAATAGGCATATATTTTATATTTACACTTTTCTTTATACCTTAATAGGGTTTTTAGTAATCGTTTCTTGTCTTCCTTTGCATTATCATCACCTCGAATTTGGTTTATAATACCACTTTCTCCTAATCAGCAATAGATATACCTTTTAATGCTGTAGGATAAACGCTGTAATATAATAGAGGAAAAAAAAAGAAGCATGAACTCCGTCCCTTTGCTTTCCTTCCCTTTGCTTTCCTTCTTTGCTTTCCTTTTTAACATACACATAAATCATGCTTTTCATAGCTTTTTTAATTACTACACCTGATTCAATTTGATTGTCTACCACATTAAATATAATATTTAATGTTATTCTTAGTTTACATTTAATAGTTTTGAGGGGGTATAGTCATATAACTTGAAATCTATAGCAAATATTTTCTACTGAGAAAGTTATCCCCAAAATAAAACTCCCCTAAACTTATTATCATCTAGGGGAATATATATTACTCTTTGACTTTCATCTAAATCCTTGTAAACCACTGACTTCAGTTTATTTCTTCTCTATCAATACTACACACCCTTAAAATACTCCATTTGTTCCATTACTTATTATTTATTAATCAGCTTCGATTCCACCAATAGGTTCTTAATTGCCTGTGCTGCTTCTGCATAGGTCAGGTTTGCTTTTGGGGAAATTGTTGTTGAGGTTGTTCCGCTGAAAACATAGGCAGATAATACTTCTTTTACGTATGATGTCGCCCAACTTCCGACCTGATTATAGTCTGTATAGTTTTGATATCTGTTTTCATCTCTTCCTACAAGTTTTGTGATCTTCATTGCCTTTTGATACATGGTCATCGCTTCTTCTCGGGTGATTAGTGAATCCGGTCTAAAGGTTCCGTCCGGATATCCTGCTACAATTCCGTATTCGCTTGCAATCAGAATAGCTAGTGTTCTATCTCCTGCTGCACTGACGTCACTGAACTTATTGCCATGCGTTGGACCTTCTCTATAAAGTCCCAGCGCTCTTACAATATACTCTGCAAAGTCTGCTCTCGTGATTGCCTTATCCGGTGAAAAGCTATCAGGGTTAAAGACAACCAATCTTGATGCCATGTCATTGACTGCATCCTTTGACCAATGGCTTGCCACTGATGCCACAGTCACTGGATTCCGAATAACGGAGTAGGCAGAGTTGGTTAAGGAGTTCAGTTTTGCATACCACTTACCGTCCTTTTGGTATATTGATGTTGGTATATGGCTGTATGTCCCGTCTGGGTTGAATACAATACCCGTTGTGATTTTACTTGGATCTAACCCTGCCGGAATTTCCATGACCCGCTCTACATAGTTACTGAACCTGCTGATTTGCAACTCATCTGTTCTCCCATCAGCTCTTGTTGTTTTTGCTACTACTTCAAAGGATACTGGTGGGAATACTAACTCAGCGCCATTTGCTTTGACAACTTCGCTGTACTTTTCAACCACCTTTTCATCTAGCTTCGTGATTTTTATTTCCACTTTAATATCAGTAAGATTCGTTTCCTTAATTCCAAGGTTTTCTGCTACTTTGCTGATAGTGAATTCTTCTGCCGGAATAATATATTCTATATTATCATGTTTAACAGATACATTGAAGGTGTTCTCTTCCAGCTTCTTAACTATATCTCCGGTAAGCTCTACTTTAATAACTTCTGACTTTGCATCCGCAACAAGAACTTGAATGATATTACCCATTCCGGTTGTATTGTTTTTAATGGCTTCATCTATTTTGCTCTCAATGATTTTATTGTCAACTTCTACAGTTACCGTTGATTTTCCATCTTCAGTTGTCTTTGTTTCTTTTCCGATATTTTGTTCTTGTCCGTTTACTATAACGATTGCTTGTGTCTCTGTTGTTGTAGTTGGTGTAGGTGCTGGGGTTGGAGTTGGTGCGGTCGTTGTGCCACCCCCTGATGAACCTCCACCACTTGAGATTTTAGTCCACATTGCATAGAGGTTGAGGTTGGTTGTTGACATAATTAAGGTTGAGCCTTGTGTATAGCTGCTTCCTTGTCCATTGGCTTGCGTATTCCAGCCTCTAAAGGTATATCCGGTTTTCACCAGGTTTCCTGTATTCTCCCGCACTGTAACGATAGCTCCCTCTGGATATGCATTGCTGTCTGTCGGTACACTTCCTCCCGTACTTCCATTGCCGTGGTAATTTATGTTGTTCAAGCTAACGACGACTTCTGCTGTTAGTGGCGTAGTGCTATGATTTAGCTTGCTTTGGTTTATTGATATGGTTCCTATACCCTGAGTATTTAATGAACCATAAACTGCTAAAGTTACTGTATTGCTGCTATTATCTACTAAATCTAGATTTAATGTGTTAAATGCGCCTCCTAGATTTATGTCACTTGCATATACAGAGCCTGTCACTGTGTCATTATACACGCTTAATATAAAGGTCTGATTGAAATTAATATTTCCCCTAACGTTATCCGGACTTGCTGTCATTCTGATGCTGCTTGAGTCAATCCACTTGGCATACAAAGTTATGTTTTCGCTGCCCATTGTAAAGGTGGATCCTGCCGAATAGTTTGTTCCATTACCGTCAGCTGCAGTATTCCAGCCTCCAAAGGTATATCCGATTTTTATCAAGTTACCAGTATTACCTAGTACTGTTGCTATTGCATTTTCTTCGTAGCTGTTGCTGTCGGTTGGTACTGTTCCCCCTGTACTGCCGTTACCGTCATAGGTTACGGTGTAAGTGGGATTCGGTATCCACTGGGTGTAAAGGGTTACGTTACTGCTGCCTATGGTGAATGTGTTTCCAGGTGCATAGTTTGTTCCCTTTCCATCAGCTGCGGTATTCCATCCGCCAAAGGTATAGCCAGTTCTTATCAAACTGCCGGTGTTGCCTAATACTGTTACTGTTGCATTCTCTATATAGCTGCTGCTATCGGTGGGTACTGTTCCCCCTGTACTGCCGTTACCGTCATAGGTTATGGTAAACATAGTAGCCACAGTAATGGCAAAGGATTTTTCAAAGCTGTTGCCATCGGAGTCCGTTACCCTCACTCTTATGTCATAGTTGCCGGCAGTCAGGGCGGTATTGGTGCGTAAATTGCTGCCGTTGATGTTAAAGGAACCATTATGGGTATCTCCTGCACCACTTACCAATGTATAGGTGAAGGTATCTACCGGGCTGGCATCGGTAGTGCTGAAGGAGCCTACTTGTGCATTTATTCCTGTTGCCGCAACACCAATGCTGGCGGGTGTCAGGATTATTTCTGTAGGTGAGTTGGCATTAATGGGGTCGTTGGTCTGGGATATAGGTGTTGTATAGGCACTGTTCTCATTACCTACTGTATCCCCCAGTACTATACTCACCGGTATACCTTCCTCTGCCCCCACGTCAGTTCCTCCTTCTGTAACGGTAAACTGAGCGGTATAGGTTGTATCGTTGGTCTTATTTAAATTACTAAGCGCAAAACCACCTACGGTACCTGAGGTTAAGGTGTAGGTATCGGTATCTGATGCTACTGTAATGGTGACGGTAACTGTGTCCCCCACCTTCATACCTGTATTTGGTATAGATACAGCATTAATGACGGGGGGTGTACGATCTATGGTATATACTTCTCCGCTAGTGAAATTGCCGTTTCCAGCACCTGCTCCACCTAGGGGTATTCCACTGCTAGTTGCAGTAATACTGTCGTTGTCCATGAGGTCTAATCGGATTGTCCCGTCACCTGTACCTGTGTTGATGGTCACTGTCCAGGTACTTCCACTGCCGTTGACCTCTGTTACTGATGCTCCGGTGATGGTGCCGGTGGTGATTACGGAAAAGTCACCTACTGCTACTCCTGTCACACTTTCTGAGAAGGTAACGGTATAGTTAACTGTTGATGCATTTGTTACAGAAGCTCCTGTTCGGGTGATGGAAGTAACTGATGGTGTTGTCGCTGGTTGCACCCGAACCGTAGCGCTGTTGCCCTCGTTGTTTCCAACATCGCGACCTTGGATGGTGATTTCGCGCAGTGTGGCGATTTCCGGAACGCTAGAT includes:
- a CDS encoding ArsR/SmtB family transcription factor; the protein is MKKDCSFEQKCLDGHICTSDHKCSSEEALQKVKREMPEDVFFLRLEELFKVMGSQTRLRIIFALMEANELCVEHLADTVNISVSAISHQLKGLRQLRLVKTRKQAQSVYYSLDDEHIALLFNTARTHLSEEDDF
- a CDS encoding chemotaxis protein CheB; translation: MADASTFDGGQNIIIQPELDKSGSSTETEDFYVVGIGASAGGLEALEQFFANMPPASNMAFVVIQHLSPDFKSLMPEILSRNTEMKVYQIEKGMKIVPGCVYLNPPKFTVEVSRNQFLLSEQNQIKKVNLTINTFFESLAEDMNEKSIGIILSGTGSDGTRGCRAIKEAGGIVIAQDVKTAKFNGMPKSVIATNICDFILSPSSMPEKLLKYINQSWLMNVIEDEEQKSDEATDILSQIYNLIKNLYATDFSLYKQSTVLRCLNRRIRICQIQTLEEYLSYLKETPEEIECLYNSLLIGVTRFFRDSNAFDVMKNKVIPEIIDRKTDNAVVRVWVAGCSTGEEAYSIAILFKEHMDYTQRNITVKVFATDIDIKSIEYASKGVYPDSIAEDVSLERLNRYFIKKRDGYHVSKFIREMVIFSSHNVINNPPFYKIDLLTCRNLLIYFQPSLQKRIISTFQFALETNGFMFLGTSETTGEMDKYFSTFDAKWKIYKRNNIKKRPPVEDFSGISTDIKVIQSKPEEDYFTGVERNKWEMEGIQTILIEECLPPSVLLDENGELVQICGDVDKYLKVPRGRVCYDIQKMVPKELSTALGTAISKVRKERKTVAYSNIKVKLAQEENNINLVVKPLFTKKSGLLIYVIFEEIQSSGSHEDYVENFDTVGELHSRIADLEQELQYTKESLQSTIEELETSSEELQSANEELLVSNEEMHSTNEELQSVNEELMVVNTQYEYKIQELADLNNDMTNFLNSTDIGTLFLDSNLCVRKFTPAIAREINLIEQDIGRPISHISHNFKNEDLIEVCRDVMDNLVPVEKEIKSLSNKWYILKYSPFRTNENAIKGIVTSLVDITARKEAEENQRKSKEELKEAIALDDLKNDFFSNLSHELRTPLNVIMSTLQLLESQRKSIGTKDGSDKREKYFNIIKQNCYRQLRLVNNMIDSTKIDAGFFEIHQKNYNIVNIVENIALSVSDYIKNKGIGLIFDTDVEEKITACDLDSIERIILNLLSNAVKFTDQGGSINLNIKDKGATILISVKDSGIGISKDKQKIIFERFRQVDKSLARRHEGSGIGLSLVKSLVVMHAGKISVQSEYGKGTEFLIEIPVKTVPEDSNIIKAEVKQQNNVEKINIEFSDIYKLQKQ
- a CDS encoding transposase codes for the protein MINQIRGDDNAKEDKKRLLKTLLRYKEKCKYKIYAYCVMDNHLHLLLKEKEEPLEQIMRRIGGNFTEDNLIFS
- a CDS encoding InlB B-repeat-containing protein; amino-acid sequence: MSVDTTDRVITVTVSDGEDTSIPRTATVSLVTAPVIGGLSGTPIAHIEGGGAVLIAGDATIVEPDGDNLNRLVITLTNPQNGADEVLTLLGGSGVRGAITVTYTSNSIITMTGVASATEYQALLRELQYSNTSSVPEIATLREITIQGRDVGNNEGNSATVRVQPATTPSVTSITRTGASVTNASTVNYTVTFSESVTGVAVGDFSVITTGTITGASVTEVNGSGSTWTVTINTGTGDGTIRLDLMDNDSITATSSGIPLGGAGAGNGNFTSGEVYTIDRTPPVINAVSIPNTGMKVGDTVTVTITVASDTDTYTLTSGTVGGFALSNLNKTNDTTYTAQFTVTEGGTDVGAEEGIPVSIVLGDTVGNENSAYTTPISQTNDPINANSPTEIILTPASIGVAATGINAQVGSFSTTDASPVDTFTYTLVSGAGDTHNGSFNINGSNLRTNTALTAGNYDIRVRVTDSDGNSFEKSFAITVATMFTITYDGNGSTGGTVPTDSSSYIENATVTVLGNTGSLIRTGYTFGGWNTAADGKGTNYAPGNTFTIGSSNVTLYTQWIPNPTYTVTYDGNGSTGGTVPTDSNSYEENAIATVLGNTGNLIKIGYTFGGWNTAADGNGTNYSAGSTFTMGSENITLYAKWIDSSSIRMTASPDNVRGNINFNQTFILSVYNDTVTGSVYASDINLGGAFNTLNLDLVDNSSNTVTLAVYGSLNTQGIGTISINQSKLNHSTTPLTAEVVVSLNNINYHGNGSTGGSVPTDSNAYPEGAIVTVRENTGNLVKTGYTFRGWNTQANGQGSSYTQGSTLIMSTTNLNLYAMWTKISSGGGSSGGGTTTAPTPTPAPTPTTTTETQAIVIVNGQEQNIGKETKTTEDGKSTVTVEVDNKIIESKIDEAIKNNTTGMGNIIQVLVADAKSEVIKVELTGDIVKKLEENTFNVSVKHDNIEYIIPAEEFTISKVAENLGIKETNLTDIKVEIKITKLDEKVVEKYSEVVKANGAELVFPPVSFEVVAKTTRADGRTDELQISRFSNYVERVMEIPAGLDPSKITTGIVFNPDGTYSHIPTSIYQKDGKWYAKLNSLTNSAYSVIRNPVTVASVASHWSKDAVNDMASRLVVFNPDSFSPDKAITRADFAEYIVRALGLYREGPTHGNKFSDVSAAGDRTLAILIASEYGIVAGYPDGTFRPDSLITREEAMTMYQKAMKITKLVGRDENRYQNYTDYNQVGSWATSYVKEVLSAYVFSGTTSTTISPKANLTYAEAAQAIKNLLVESKLINK